acaTATAAAGACGAAAAAAGAACTCAAAAATATTCTCCACAGAAGCATCAAACTCATAATAACTAATCTACACACAATTTCTGCACATTCAAACATAAATCCATTCGCAAAAGTCCAAAGCACTTGaagaaagtttttttctctACACCAAAAGCATGACTTGAACGGTTTACGCTGAGAGAGTGGGAGACGAAGCCATTGAACTTGACAAATGGGTCGACAAGTATGGGTTCGGATCTACAAAACATACAGGAGATTTGTGTGTTCCTGTACCCGACTCCTCTAGGATTTGCAGCCAAGTGAGGTTGATCCAGGCATTTCAGGGTTCGGCGTCGTCGGATTTGGTGTGggaagcaatttttttattaaaaaaaaatttaatttttctagatCTGGGTTTCCTTGGTTGATTTTAGTATTGTGCTTGTTATTAGATGGTGTTTCTTTCACTGGCGatgtaaatttttgtttctaaattttttcatGGTGTGATTGGATTGTTCTATAGTTTGTTTGGTTGCGTGGAAAGTTTTCTGGATTGCTAGGGAAAATTTGCTGgatgtttttggtaaaatatatcaatatctttttaatttattttttctgaaaaagaaaaattttcattagctttttggatttattttaattgtaaaacCTAAAACGATGTAGTTTTGAGGTCACTAATGGCACAATTCTAACAGAAACTAATGGGAGTACTGATTTGAATCATGTTGAAATTTAGAGGATTGAATTGAATAagattaaaaagtaaaattagaatgctgaaattaattttggtcatatttagacttatgttttacatttttgcctaaaataaTTGTCACTTTACATATCTAAACATATACAAGTTAATATAAGGACAATATAGTTTCATCTCTAATTCTccaaatgcaaaataaaaaatgggattttatttttgatttaaaaaaaaaaatttcaaaaagtgaatatttataagtttattGAAAATGCATTGTTTGAAATTGTTGtgcttaagaaaaaaaagaagcgaGGTTTCAAAAACTGTAATTTGAAAAAGTGTAGCTTTAAACCACTGTATCAAGTAGGAATATAGTTATACATTTAGTAAATAAATGTTTTATCAAAGAAATTGAGTAGaaaacaatgataaaaaaaaaaacataattcaaCTTTAAGGCGTGTTGAAAATGCTTTCTTCAAGGTGACAATGTGCCCCTGCTTAAAAGAGTTTTCTGTTGTTATAAGAAATTCACCTCCATGCAACAAAATCACCAATTGCAAACAACAATATATtctgaagtttttttttttttttttttccaaagaattCTTACAAGAATTGTATTTGGCCAACAATATATTCTGAAGATAATGCTCCCTCATTACTCAAACAGCCACGCTTACTGCAATGACGATAATGTGGCATAAAGTTGATGCAACTGACAGTCCTTTGCAACTGCCTTACAATGTACtaatattgttgcagaaaaagGACAGAGACGATTGTGTTTACTGCCACCTTGGTTTGCAAAATTAgacatatttgaatttgaatcaaGTATATTCATCTTGAAACTTTATTACATATGAAACTTTAACACACATCACGCACAAACTCAGACACAATTATTTCAAATCCACACATATTACATTAAATTAGAGAGTACAATCACCCTGACTTATTTCAAGAAAACTTCAACGCCAAGCTGTAAACAAATTAACAAGATGATAAGGCTTTGGAATGACCTTATTATTTGGAAATGGCCATCTGGAAGGCATAGAAATTAAACCATGTAAGCATAGAAATTAAACCATGTAATTCTCAGAAAGCTAGACACACTTAGAAAGAGAGcagcaaataaaattttaccttttgCATATTTCCTTTGGCCTTAAGTTTTTGCAGAATTAATCTCAGGGTCCTGGGGGAGAGTTGACAGCATACCAAGTCTGAGTGATAGTTAGAGCAAGTGCTAACAATGCGCCAATGAAAGCAATGAACGTCCAGGGACTACTGAAATGGTCGTGAAAGACTTGAGCTATCCAGGTCATCCACTTGCTCTCATAGTGCTTCTGAATTTTTGATCTGACATCCTGGTATATTTCGATGTTAGGCACCAAGTCGTTGCCTATCTCATTGAAGAGTTTAGCCACTTCTTCATCGCTGCCAAGGACATTGCGGAGTATCCGTGCTTTCCTTAGCATCTTAACATCATTGGCTTCATCGATTAGTGAATCGAGGAAGGATATATAAGAGGTGAccccaaaatcatttttaaaatccaGGCACATTTCATATGCTATCAAGTTCAGGAACTTAGGTCTGGTTGAGTCATCCACAACAATTGGAGGAAGGTGAAGTTGTCCAcgaaaaggaaattttttagtGAATGATATGTTCCACAAGTAACTATTGTTACCACGTTTCAAATGGATACCTGCCGTTTTAAGCTCCTGGACATTGCGATAGGATTGCCACTCTTGGAAATTTTGTATATTTCGGTTGATTTTACCAACCTTTCCATCATACCCTTGTTCACGAAGCATTCGTGTCCTCAGATGGTCTAGTAGATGGACGGGCTCTGTAGCCACTGATATGGTATGATCTTGTGGCTTCTCCTTGTCGTGGCTTTCTTCTTTTGCACTTTGTGCTTGTTGTGGCTTCAATCTTGGGCAGAGTATCCACGATAACCAATTCGGTTTCTTATCCTCTGGTACCTTAACATGCCAGTCAATGTAAGTTTCAATTGATTTGCtcaattcttctttcttctcactCGAGCTCATCAACCATGTGAGTAGACGATAGGGAAGTTGATTCTCCAGCAAGAACAAATCCTGTTGCCCAAATGCTACACTGTCCGTTTTTATATTCAACTCTTTGAACTTGTCGTTACTTGCACAATATACGTACTGTAATATTGCACAGCCATCCACGAACAAAATCGAAGTGAGGGCCTCATCATCATAGTCCTTGGTCACCTCCTTCTCGTAGCATGTCCTCAGTTCATTGATTTTCTCCTTAATCTTCTGGTATAAATCTTGCATGCTCTTACCGCTACCTTTGATGAATTCATTTGTCAATAGTAGCTTGTACTTCTCTCCTAGCTGGTAATTTGGCTTACCATGATGAATTGGACCGAGTGATACCACTTTTGGCTCATAATTCTTGTTGAAATCGTTGTTATCTCGCAGCAAGAATATAACCTTCTGTATCTTTGGTGTTTGAGATTGATTCTTTGCATTTTCTTCTGCCTCCCTTAGCCTTGCCTCGAGGGTATTATTTTGACTAGTTTCAATTGAAATGCTGTGCGGCTGGGGCTCGTCAGTGATGCCGCAGCTCCTTGAATGGTACTTCTCCATGGAAACAGAATGCTCCTTTTCGGCCAATGAAAGTTCGAACCAAAGAAGGCAATTGAATTTTGCAAGTTTGCTGTCCTAACTCGTATTTACTGTAATTTATTCTTCACGTAGTGCGTGAAAACTTTAGTAGCTTGGGAAATTAGGACTGTCGTTCTTATTTGAATATGGAAATTTTCCTAAAGCAACTATATTTTATGATGGATTAACATATCAAGCTTGGAATATAATCTACAAGATATAtctaaaaaatgcaaaataaattgaaacttgCTTTATGTCTTTATCCATTATGAAAGATTGATGTTGATCGAACATGCGTAATTTCAACATCTTTTCAACTAATACACCAAGTCGGGGACAGGGATCATCTTTTCTATTAAATTAAAGACAATACACAAATGTTGAATGATACAGTGAATAGGCTTGTGTTTCTTCTTACTTTATTTACCTCTTTAGTTTGGCATGGCATGATGTATTTTGAAGCAAAGGTAGAGCTAGAAAATGTTTGTAGGAGGCAAAATTTTGTGAAGCCAATTACAATATGCCATATCaaaatttagtgacaaattccaaatttatgtgtcattaaattaattaaacaaatgatgacatgtgtcatccaaattgacATCACATTGGCATATTGAGATTTGTCATGTGTCATTTGACACACAAGATATAAATTTcctattaaaaatttatggataattatctttattaaaataaataaataaataaaataaagataaattttctattgaaaatttatggataattatctttagggtaaattacaaattacacccctGAAGTTTAggggtgattggattttacatcttGAAGTTtcataatttggattttaccccctgaagtttggggtgtttggattttacatcctgaCGTTTCAAAACTcagattttaccccctaaagtttAGGGTTGTTTGGAATTTACAccctcaaattttgaaactttaggttgtgaaatccaaacaccccaaaactttagggagtaaaatccaaacacgcCTAAAATATA
The DNA window shown above is from Quercus lobata isolate SW786 chromosome 7, ValleyOak3.0 Primary Assembly, whole genome shotgun sequence and carries:
- the LOC115951474 gene encoding UPF0481 protein At3g47200-like codes for the protein MEKYHSRSCGITDEPQPHSISIETSQNNTLEARLREAEENAKNQSQTPKIQKVIFLLRDNNDFNKNYEPKVVSLGPIHHGKPNYQLGEKYKLLLTNEFIKGSGKSMQDLYQKIKEKINELRTCYEKEVTKDYDDEALTSILFVDGCAILQYVYCASNDKFKELNIKTDSVAFGQQDLFLLENQLPYRLLTWLMSSSEKKEELSKSIETYIDWHVKVPEDKKPNWLSWILCPRLKPQQAQSAKEESHDKEKPQDHTISVATEPVHLLDHLRTRMLREQGYDGKVGKINRNIQNFQEWQSYRNVQELKTAGIHLKRGNNSYLWNISFTKKFPFRGQLHLPPIVVDDSTRPKFLNLIAYEMCLDFKNDFGVTSYISFLDSLIDEANDVKMLRKARILRNVLGSDEEVAKLFNEIGNDLVPNIEIYQDVRSKIQKHYESKWMTWIAQVFHDHFSSPWTFIAFIGALLALALTITQTWYAVNSPPGP